A stretch of the Kushneria konosiri genome encodes the following:
- the aroB gene encoding 3-dehydroquinate synthase, producing the protein MQTLTVELPDRHYPIHVGPGLLDDASLLTPHLAGRQVMIVTNEVVAPLYLERLKATLAGHDVHEVVLPDGEATKNLEHVERIWDALLAAGFNRRATLIALGGGVTGDMTGFAAACYQRGIAFIQIPTTLLAQVDSSVGGKTGVNHPRGKNMIGAFHQPRAVIVDTDTLKTLPARELTAGLAEVIKYGLIRDEAFMTWLETNMTGLRSLDAALLTEAILKSCSVKAEIVVEDETEQGVRAYLNLGHTFGHAIETAMGYGNWLHGEAVGTGMMMATALSHRLGWLDEAAVKRVAMLLEAAGLPRHAPASVSAERFLELMHLDKKVTDARLRLVLLKAFGDACITDEVDEGQVHDLLADWERQ; encoded by the coding sequence ATGCAGACCCTCACGGTGGAATTGCCGGATCGTCACTATCCCATTCATGTCGGCCCGGGTCTTCTGGACGATGCCTCGCTTTTGACGCCACATCTTGCCGGGCGCCAGGTCATGATCGTGACCAACGAGGTTGTGGCGCCGCTGTATCTTGAGCGCTTGAAGGCGACCCTCGCGGGTCATGACGTGCATGAAGTGGTGCTGCCCGATGGTGAAGCGACCAAGAATCTCGAGCACGTCGAACGGATCTGGGACGCCCTGCTGGCGGCCGGTTTCAACCGGCGCGCTACCCTGATCGCACTGGGCGGCGGCGTGACCGGCGACATGACGGGGTTTGCCGCTGCCTGCTATCAGCGTGGCATCGCCTTTATCCAGATTCCGACCACGCTGCTGGCGCAGGTGGACTCCTCGGTCGGCGGCAAGACCGGTGTGAATCATCCCCGTGGCAAAAACATGATTGGCGCCTTTCATCAGCCGCGCGCGGTCATTGTGGACACCGATACGCTCAAGACCCTGCCGGCACGTGAGCTGACCGCCGGGCTTGCCGAGGTCATCAAGTACGGCCTGATCCGCGATGAGGCCTTCATGACCTGGCTTGAAACCAATATGACCGGTCTACGCTCGCTGGACGCTGCACTCCTGACCGAGGCGATCCTCAAAAGCTGCTCCGTCAAGGCCGAGATCGTGGTGGAGGACGAGACCGAGCAGGGTGTACGAGCCTATCTCAATCTGGGCCACACCTTCGGTCACGCAATAGAAACGGCAATGGGCTACGGAAACTGGCTGCATGGCGAGGCGGTGGGTACCGGCATGATGATGGCCACAGCCCTGTCGCATCGACTGGGCTGGCTTGATGAGGCCGCCGTCAAGCGCGTGGCAATGCTGCTCGAGGCGGCCGGCCTGCCGCGCCATGCGCCGGCCAGCGTCAGCGCCGAGCGTTTTCTGGAGTTGATGCATCTGGACAAGAAGGTGACGGATGCACGCCTGCGGCTGGTGCTGTTAAAGGCCTTTGGCGACGCCTGTATTACCGATGAGGTCGACGAAGGGCAGGTTCATGACCTGCTGGCAGACTGGGAAAGACAATAG
- a CDS encoding FAD-dependent oxidoreductase: protein MAEQLSNDFQFIDVGRQDPKKKEAHLRVQEFGEIYEEYRPRDAASQAHRCLHCGNPYCEWKCPVHNYIPNWLKLVTEGNILEAAELSHRTNSLPEVCGRVCPQDRLCEGDCTLNDGFGAVTIGSIEKYITDTAFAMGWRPDMSGVEWTDKRVAVIGAGPAGLGCADVLVRNGVKPVVFDRYPEIGGLLTFGIPEFKLEKHVMQRRRKVFEEMGVEFRLGVNIGTDVAITELLSEFDAVFMGMGTYKYMEGGFPGEQLEGVYKALDYLIGNVNHNLGFASADFEFVSLKGKRVVVLGGGDTAMDCNRTALRQGADEVTCVYRRDEANMPGSRREVKNAREEGVEFLFNRQPIAVVGEDGRVEGIKVVRTRMGDPDENGRQRAEVVPDSEEIIECEAVVVAFGFQPHEVDWYSDHRVEIDDRGRVLAPEQGDMEMKRFAYQTGNEKIFAGGDMVRGSDLVVTAVFEGRQAAEGILDYLQV, encoded by the coding sequence ATGGCAGAACAGCTCTCCAACGATTTTCAGTTTATCGATGTGGGTCGCCAGGACCCGAAGAAAAAGGAAGCGCACCTGCGCGTGCAGGAGTTCGGCGAGATCTATGAAGAGTATCGCCCGCGCGACGCCGCAAGCCAGGCGCACCGCTGCCTGCACTGCGGCAATCCGTACTGCGAGTGGAAGTGCCCGGTACACAACTACATCCCCAACTGGCTGAAACTGGTCACCGAGGGGAACATTCTGGAAGCCGCCGAGCTTTCCCACCGCACCAACTCGCTGCCGGAAGTGTGCGGGCGCGTCTGCCCGCAGGACCGTCTGTGTGAAGGCGACTGCACGCTCAACGACGGCTTTGGGGCGGTGACGATCGGCTCGATCGAGAAATACATCACCGACACCGCCTTTGCGATGGGCTGGCGCCCGGACATGTCAGGCGTTGAGTGGACCGACAAGCGCGTGGCGGTGATTGGCGCAGGCCCGGCAGGGCTGGGCTGCGCTGACGTGCTGGTGCGCAACGGGGTCAAGCCTGTGGTGTTTGATCGCTATCCGGAAATCGGCGGGCTTTTGACCTTCGGTATTCCCGAATTCAAGCTTGAAAAGCACGTCATGCAGCGCCGTCGCAAGGTGTTCGAAGAGATGGGCGTCGAATTCCGCCTGGGCGTGAACATCGGCACCGATGTTGCGATCACCGAGCTGCTGTCGGAGTTTGATGCCGTGTTCATGGGCATGGGCACCTACAAGTACATGGAAGGGGGCTTCCCCGGCGAGCAGCTCGAAGGTGTCTACAAGGCGCTGGATTATCTGATCGGTAACGTGAACCACAACCTGGGTTTTGCCAGCGCCGACTTTGAGTTTGTCTCGCTCAAGGGCAAGCGAGTGGTGGTCCTCGGTGGCGGCGATACGGCGATGGACTGCAATCGTACCGCCCTGCGCCAGGGCGCTGACGAGGTGACCTGCGTCTATCGTCGCGATGAGGCCAACATGCCCGGTTCTCGTCGCGAGGTGAAAAATGCCCGCGAAGAGGGCGTCGAGTTTCTCTTCAATCGCCAGCCGATCGCGGTGGTGGGTGAAGATGGCCGCGTCGAGGGCATCAAGGTGGTGCGCACCCGCATGGGCGACCCGGACGAGAACGGACGCCAGCGTGCCGAGGTGGTGCCGGATTCCGAGGAGATCATCGAGTGCGAAGCGGTCGTGGTCGCCTTTGGTTTTCAGCCCCATGAGGTAGATTGGTACAGCGATCATCGCGTCGAGATCGATGACCGCGGCCGCGTGCTGGCGCCCGAGCAGGGCGATATGGAAATGAAGCGCTTTGCCTATCAGACCGGCAATGAGAAGATTTTTGCCGGCGGCGATATGGTGCGCGGCTCGGATCTGGTCGTCACCGCTGTCTTTGAAGGCCGCCAGGCTGCAGAAGGCATTCTGGACTATCTGCAGGTCTGA
- a CDS encoding CitMHS family transporter — MLTFIGLAIIITIVILLLFEKVIPIIALSAIPFIGALLAGFGISEISEFFQQGVNKVAGVAFMFMFAILFFSIMKERGLFDPLISAMVTLTRGNVVAVAVMTALVAACVHLDGAGAATFLIVLPALIPLYRRLGMNPYLMLTLMATSMGILNMVPWGGPIGRAAAVTDISPDELWHGLIPVQLIGVMLAVIGAALLGLREKRQIQAVGGVEAAIARHYLPGSSTDIASGGTATTEKASDHNEQASSSGTHEGMPRFYWFNAALTLVTVISLALGLMAPAYIFMIALSVALLLNYPSLSAQSRVITQHAPQAFNMGAIIAAAGAFLGILNGTGMLESIALDVTQILPGQAVSVLHILVGTMGVPLELLTSTDAYYFALLPVIQQITASAAIDSIAVAHAMSIGSIVGTFISPFSPALWLALGLAGLEMGRYIRYAFLYLWGFSLIMMFVGYLFGLY; from the coding sequence GTGCTGACCTTCATAGGCCTTGCCATCATTATCACCATCGTGATCCTTTTGCTGTTTGAGAAGGTCATCCCGATCATCGCACTCAGCGCCATTCCCTTTATCGGTGCGTTGCTGGCCGGTTTTGGTATCAGCGAGATTTCGGAGTTCTTTCAGCAGGGTGTGAACAAGGTGGCAGGCGTTGCCTTCATGTTCATGTTTGCCATTCTCTTTTTCTCGATCATGAAAGAGCGAGGCCTCTTTGATCCCCTGATTTCGGCCATGGTAACGCTGACGCGCGGCAATGTGGTGGCCGTGGCGGTCATGACGGCACTGGTGGCGGCCTGTGTGCATCTGGATGGAGCTGGTGCCGCGACCTTTTTGATCGTTCTGCCGGCGCTGATTCCGCTTTATCGCCGACTGGGCATGAACCCTTATCTGATGCTGACCCTGATGGCGACCAGTATGGGGATTCTGAATATGGTGCCCTGGGGCGGCCCGATCGGTCGTGCCGCGGCCGTAACCGATATCTCTCCTGATGAACTCTGGCATGGACTGATCCCGGTGCAGCTGATTGGGGTGATGCTGGCGGTCATTGGTGCTGCGCTGCTCGGGTTGCGTGAAAAGCGCCAGATTCAGGCGGTCGGTGGGGTAGAAGCTGCCATCGCGCGTCATTATCTGCCAGGCAGCAGTACCGACATTGCCTCCGGGGGCACGGCTACCACTGAAAAGGCGTCTGATCATAACGAGCAGGCTTCGTCCTCGGGAACTCATGAGGGCATGCCGCGCTTTTACTGGTTCAATGCAGCATTGACGCTGGTCACGGTCATCTCGCTGGCGCTGGGTCTGATGGCACCGGCCTACATCTTCATGATCGCGCTGTCCGTGGCGCTGTTGCTCAATTATCCAAGTCTTTCGGCGCAGTCGCGCGTGATCACGCAGCATGCGCCACAGGCGTTCAACATGGGCGCGATCATTGCGGCTGCCGGCGCCTTTCTGGGCATTCTCAATGGCACCGGCATGCTGGAATCGATCGCGCTGGATGTGACGCAGATTCTGCCAGGGCAGGCCGTGAGCGTGCTGCATATTCTGGTCGGCACCATGGGGGTACCGCTGGAGCTTCTGACCAGTACCGATGCCTATTACTTTGCACTGTTACCGGTCATTCAGCAGATTACGGCCAGCGCCGCGATAGATTCGATTGCAGTCGCTCATGCCATGTCGATCGGCAGTATCGTTGGGACCTTCATCAGCCCGTTTTCACCGGCGCTTTGGCTGGCGCTGGGCCTGGCCGGGCTGGAGATGGGTCGCTACATCCGCTACGCCTTTCTCTATCTCTGGGGGTTCAGCCTCATCATGATGTTTGTAGGTTATCTCTTCGGCCTGTATTGA
- the gltB gene encoding glutamate synthase large subunit: protein MTRGLHRPDEFRDNCGFGLIAHMEGQSSHHLLATAIESLTCMTHRGGINADGKTGDGCGLLLGMPTGFMRDIARESLDAELGDNFAVGVVFFPDDDEREMKARGVVEEELAARGLAFHGWRDVPVDSSVCGPLAQSCMPRIRQMFVSPAQDRHDDLDFNVDLYMARRYAEQKLKSEEEFYVCSLSSKVVSYKGLMMPADLPTFYQDLGDERMETAICVFHQRFSTNTAPRWPLAQPFRFLAHNGEINTIEANRSWANSRKENFTTERLKDIEGLEEVVNTTGSDSSSMDNMLELLLTGGMELYRAVRLMVPPAWQNVETMDSELRAFYEYNSMHMEAWDGPAGIVLTDGRHAVCMLDRNGLRPARWVITDNGYITLASEIGVWNYPSGSVVAKGRVGPGQILSVDTHTGEVLHTRDVDDKLKRAYPYKRWLKENAHYLESALTELAQFQAVDEGQLLAMEKMFLVTNEERDQVLRPLAETGQEAVGSMGDDTPMAVLSRQPRLLSDFFRQKFAQVTNPPIDPLREAIVMSLETCLGAERSVFEATPDHAHRLILTTPVLSPRKFTALTEHDDPVFASCRLPMMYDSDSMSLKEAIVHLRQRAEECARAGCVVLVLSDNDLKKGLLPIHPALAVGAVHQHLGRLALRPRVNLVVETGYARDAHQMAVLFGVGATAVYPWLAYQTMADMYRTGELTGNPADGRENYRRGLQKGLFKILSKMGISHIASYRGSQQFEAVGLSSEIMDLCFHGMASRIEGTGFAELQLQQELLARDAWLPRKPIRQGGIYRYVHGHEYHAYNPDVVKKLQEAVQEGSYEKWKVFAALVNERPVATIRDMLKLKPGAEPISIDEVEPVENLLPRFDSAGMSLGALSPEAHESLAQAMNEAGGRSNSGEGGEDPARYGTIRSSKIKQIASGRFGVTPAYLVNAEVMQIKVAQGAKPGEGGQLPGGKVNALIARLRYAVPGVTLISPPPHHDIYSIEDLAQLIFDLKQVNPAGQVSVKLVSEPGIGTIATGVAKAYADLITVSGYDGGTAASPLTSIKHAGSPWELGLPEVHQALRINGMRGRIRLQTDGGLKTGLDVIKAAILGAESFGFGTAPMVALGCKYLRICHLNNCATGVATQHQGLRDEHFRGTVDMVKNYFRFIAEEVRELMAMLGVRQLTDLIGRVDLLEKIEGETRSQRALEFESLLHNDFVPEDAPQFCQVERNVPHDGGEKNLEIMDLTREALEDQSGGEFHLTTTNCDRSIGATLSGAIAKRYGEAGLEETPITLRLKGVAGQSFGVWNARGLNMYLEGDANDYVGKGMNGGKLIITPPKDSRFESRHTAIIGNTCLYGATGGTLYAAGTAGERFAVRNSGAFAVIEGAGDHCCEYMTGGVVTVLGRTGLNFGAGMTGGFAFVLDLDREFVDSYNHELVEIQRVNTEYMEAYRRYLRETLEAYVAETGSAWGQEILEDFTEFVRYFWLVKPKAASLGSLLAESRRRPE, encoded by the coding sequence ATGACAAGAGGTCTTCATCGGCCCGACGAGTTCCGAGACAACTGCGGTTTCGGCCTGATCGCACATATGGAAGGGCAGTCCAGTCATCATCTTCTGGCCACGGCCATTGAGTCCCTGACCTGCATGACGCACCGCGGCGGCATCAATGCCGACGGCAAGACCGGGGACGGTTGTGGCTTGCTGCTGGGGATGCCAACAGGATTCATGCGCGATATCGCTCGTGAGTCGCTTGATGCCGAACTGGGTGACAATTTCGCCGTAGGCGTGGTGTTCTTCCCCGACGACGACGAGCGTGAAATGAAGGCGCGGGGCGTTGTCGAGGAAGAACTCGCCGCCCGTGGCCTTGCGTTTCACGGCTGGCGCGATGTGCCCGTGGATTCAAGCGTGTGTGGCCCGCTGGCGCAGTCCTGCATGCCGCGCATTCGCCAGATGTTTGTGTCACCGGCACAGGATCGCCACGATGATCTCGACTTCAACGTCGATCTCTACATGGCGCGCCGCTATGCCGAGCAAAAGCTCAAGAGCGAGGAAGAGTTTTACGTCTGCTCGCTCTCCTCAAAGGTGGTCTCCTACAAGGGTCTGATGATGCCGGCGGATCTGCCGACCTTCTATCAAGACCTGGGCGATGAGCGCATGGAGACCGCGATCTGTGTCTTCCACCAGCGCTTTTCGACCAACACCGCGCCGCGCTGGCCGCTGGCCCAGCCGTTTCGCTTTCTGGCCCACAATGGCGAAATCAACACCATCGAGGCCAACCGTAGCTGGGCCAACTCGCGCAAGGAAAACTTCACGACCGAACGTCTGAAGGACATTGAAGGGCTCGAGGAGGTCGTCAATACGACCGGCTCCGATTCATCGAGCATGGACAACATGCTCGAGCTTTTGCTGACCGGTGGCATGGAGCTCTACCGCGCCGTACGCCTGATGGTGCCGCCGGCGTGGCAGAACGTCGAAACCATGGACAGCGAGCTGCGCGCCTTTTACGAATACAACTCCATGCACATGGAGGCCTGGGATGGCCCGGCCGGGATCGTGCTGACCGACGGTCGTCATGCGGTGTGCATGCTGGATCGTAACGGCCTGCGCCCGGCCCGCTGGGTGATCACCGACAACGGCTATATCACGCTCGCCTCGGAAATCGGCGTATGGAACTATCCCAGTGGCTCGGTCGTGGCCAAGGGCCGCGTCGGGCCGGGTCAGATTCTGTCGGTGGATACCCATACCGGCGAAGTGCTGCATACCCGCGATGTCGATGACAAGCTCAAGCGTGCTTATCCCTACAAGCGCTGGTTGAAGGAAAACGCCCATTATCTGGAATCGGCCCTGACCGAACTGGCCCAGTTCCAGGCCGTGGACGAAGGGCAGCTGCTGGCGATGGAAAAGATGTTCCTTGTGACCAACGAGGAGCGCGACCAGGTGCTGCGGCCGCTGGCCGAAACCGGTCAGGAAGCGGTTGGCTCGATGGGTGACGATACGCCCATGGCCGTACTGTCGCGTCAGCCGAGGCTTCTGAGCGACTTTTTCCGTCAGAAGTTTGCCCAGGTCACCAATCCGCCGATCGATCCGCTGCGTGAAGCGATCGTCATGTCGCTGGAGACCTGTCTGGGCGCCGAGCGCAGCGTTTTCGAGGCCACGCCGGATCACGCTCATCGTCTGATCCTGACCACGCCTGTTCTATCACCGCGCAAGTTCACGGCACTGACCGAGCACGATGATCCGGTCTTTGCCAGCTGTCGTCTGCCGATGATGTATGACAGCGACTCGATGAGCCTGAAAGAGGCCATCGTTCATCTGCGTCAGAGGGCCGAAGAGTGCGCCCGCGCCGGCTGTGTGGTGCTGGTGCTCTCCGACAACGATCTCAAAAAGGGCCTGCTGCCAATCCATCCGGCGCTGGCCGTGGGCGCCGTGCACCAGCATCTGGGGCGTCTGGCCCTGCGCCCGCGCGTCAATCTGGTGGTCGAGACCGGCTATGCCCGCGACGCCCACCAGATGGCGGTGCTTTTCGGTGTCGGCGCCACTGCGGTCTACCCGTGGCTGGCCTATCAGACCATGGCGGACATGTACCGCACCGGTGAGCTGACCGGCAATCCGGCAGACGGGCGTGAAAACTATCGCCGCGGTCTGCAGAAGGGGTTGTTCAAGATTCTCTCCAAGATGGGGATCTCACACATCGCCTCCTATCGCGGCTCGCAGCAGTTCGAGGCGGTGGGGCTGTCGTCCGAGATCATGGATCTATGCTTTCACGGCATGGCCTCGCGTATCGAAGGGACCGGCTTTGCCGAGCTGCAGCTGCAGCAGGAACTGCTGGCTCGTGATGCCTGGCTGCCGCGCAAGCCGATCCGCCAGGGCGGTATCTATCGCTACGTGCACGGTCACGAGTACCACGCCTATAACCCGGATGTGGTCAAAAAGCTGCAGGAAGCCGTGCAGGAAGGCAGTTACGAGAAATGGAAGGTGTTTGCGGCGCTGGTCAATGAGCGTCCGGTAGCGACCATCCGTGACATGCTCAAGCTCAAGCCCGGTGCCGAGCCGATCTCGATCGATGAGGTCGAGCCGGTCGAAAACCTGCTGCCGCGTTTTGACAGTGCCGGCATGTCGCTGGGCGCACTCTCGCCTGAAGCGCATGAATCGCTGGCTCAGGCGATGAACGAGGCGGGCGGTCGTTCCAACTCCGGTGAAGGCGGTGAGGACCCGGCGCGTTACGGCACGATTCGCTCCTCCAAGATCAAGCAGATCGCTTCCGGGCGCTTTGGCGTGACGCCGGCCTATCTGGTCAACGCCGAAGTCATGCAGATCAAGGTTGCCCAGGGCGCCAAGCCCGGCGAGGGCGGTCAGCTGCCGGGTGGCAAGGTCAACGCGCTGATTGCCAGGCTGCGCTACGCCGTGCCCGGTGTGACGCTGATCTCGCCGCCGCCGCACCACGACATCTATTCGATCGAGGATCTGGCTCAGCTGATCTTTGATCTGAAGCAGGTCAACCCGGCCGGGCAGGTGTCGGTCAAACTGGTCTCCGAACCGGGCATCGGCACCATCGCCACGGGCGTGGCCAAGGCCTACGCCGATCTGATCACGGTATCGGGCTACGACGGCGGTACGGCGGCAAGTCCGCTGACCTCGATCAAGCATGCCGGCTCGCCTTGGGAGCTGGGGCTACCCGAGGTACATCAGGCGCTGCGTATCAACGGCATGCGCGGGCGGATTCGACTGCAGACCGACGGCGGTCTCAAGACCGGTCTGGATGTGATCAAGGCGGCGATTCTGGGCGCCGAAAGCTTCGGCTTTGGCACCGCGCCGATGGTGGCGCTGGGGTGCAAGTACCTGCGTATCTGCCACCTCAACAACTGTGCCACCGGTGTCGCCACCCAGCATCAGGGCCTGCGCGATGAGCATTTCCGCGGCACGGTGGATATGGTCAAGAACTACTTCCGCTTCATTGCCGAGGAAGTGCGCGAACTGATGGCCATGCTGGGCGTTCGTCAGCTGACCGATCTGATCGGGCGGGTGGATCTGCTCGAGAAGATCGAGGGCGAGACCCGCTCCCAGCGCGCGCTCGAATTCGAATCGCTGTTGCATAACGACTTCGTGCCCGAGGATGCGCCGCAGTTCTGTCAGGTCGAGCGCAACGTGCCCCACGATGGTGGCGAGAAGAATCTCGAGATCATGGATCTGACGCGCGAGGCGCTCGAGGATCAGAGTGGCGGTGAGTTCCACCTCACCACCACCAACTGCGATCGCTCGATCGGTGCGACGCTGTCGGGTGCCATTGCCAAGCGCTACGGCGAGGCAGGCCTTGAAGAGACGCCGATCACGCTGCGTCTCAAGGGCGTGGCTGGTCAGAGCTTTGGCGTGTGGAACGCCCGCGGGCTCAACATGTATCTCGAAGGCGACGCCAACGACTATGTCGGCAAGGGCATGAATGGCGGCAAGCTGATCATCACACCGCCGAAGGACAGTCGTTTCGAGAGTCGTCATACAGCGATCATCGGCAACACCTGTCTGTATGGCGCGACCGGCGGCACGCTGTATGCCGCGGGCACGGCCGGCGAGCGCTTTGCGGTACGTAACTCGGGCGCCTTTGCGGTTATCGAGGGTGCCGGCGATCACTGCTGCGAATACATGACGGGCGGTGTCGTCACGGTGCTGGGCAGGACCGGGCTCAATTTCGGGGCAGGCATGACCGGGGGCTTTGCCTTTGTACTCGATCTGGATCGCGAGTTCGTGGACAGCTACAACCACGAGCTGGTCGAGATTCAGCGCGTCAACACCGAGTACATGGAAGCCTATCGGCGCTATCTGCGTGAAACCCTCGAGGCGTATGTTGCTGAAACCGGGTCCGCCTGGGGTCAGGAGATCCTTGAGGATTTCACCGAATTTGTCCGCTATTTCTGGCTGGTGAAGCCCAAGGCTGCAAGCCTTGGAAGCCTTCTGGCCGAATCCCGCCGCCGGCCCGAGTGA
- the aroK gene encoding shikimate kinase AroK, with protein sequence MQALPNLFLIGPMGTGKSTIGRTLAAELHRDFFDSDHVIEKRCGCNIPWIFDVEGEAGFRLREAQVIDEITRYQGIVLATGGGAVMHPTNRRLLRERGVVIYLSTTIEQQLKRTARDRNRPLLQCENPEQRLRELLELRDPLYRDTATLIVSTDRRSPRSVVAEIRRRTRRYASSAARGCCTDLSGYSL encoded by the coding sequence ATGCAGGCTTTACCCAATCTGTTTCTGATCGGCCCCATGGGGACCGGTAAAAGTACCATCGGTCGCACGCTGGCGGCCGAGCTGCACCGCGACTTTTTTGATAGCGACCACGTTATCGAAAAGCGCTGTGGCTGCAATATTCCCTGGATATTTGATGTCGAGGGTGAGGCCGGGTTTCGTCTTCGCGAAGCTCAGGTCATTGATGAAATTACCCGCTATCAGGGCATCGTGCTGGCCACCGGTGGCGGGGCGGTCATGCACCCGACCAATCGGCGCCTGCTGCGCGAGCGGGGCGTGGTCATATACCTGTCCACCACCATCGAGCAGCAGCTCAAACGCACGGCGCGTGACCGCAATCGTCCGCTGTTGCAGTGCGAGAATCCCGAGCAGCGCCTGCGCGAACTGCTGGAGCTGCGTGACCCGCTTTACCGCGATACCGCCACCCTGATTGTCAGTACCGACCGGCGCAGCCCACGCTCGGTGGTGGCCGAGATTCGCCGGCGCACCCGACGCTATGCGAGCAGCGCCGCGCGTGGCTGTTGCACTGACCTGTCAGGCTACTCGCTCTAG
- a CDS encoding NAD(P)/FAD-dependent oxidoreductase, translating into MQRHDYLIIGGGMVAANAVNGIREHDKTGSIAILGAEPDGPVTRPALSKKLWTDPEFTYDKIWMTPEKDENTTLYTDMRVERIDRDEKTVTTASGEVHGYGRLLLATGGAPVTLDDLPAGDRVLYFRTVRDYDRLRELSGGQRHIVVVGGSYIGTEIAAALVQNDTQVTLVYPEEVLGGKMFPPSLASRYHQTYLDQGVKLLGSRSVEGGRVNGDHVTLTLDDDSTLEADAVVFGLGVTPNVKIAENAGLDVDGGVVVNERLQTTDEHIFAAGDVACYPDRILGRRRIEHVDHANQSGITVGHIMAGSDETYDHTPYFYSTVFDMAYKAVGTLDSSLETIEDWATPQEQGVVYYLDNGRVQGVLQLNMDPDKLDEARQVLADTSEQSEETLIGRIEID; encoded by the coding sequence ATGCAACGCCATGATTATCTGATCATCGGAGGCGGCATGGTGGCCGCCAACGCCGTTAACGGTATTCGCGAGCACGATAAAACGGGCAGCATCGCCATTCTGGGTGCCGAACCCGACGGCCCGGTCACACGCCCCGCGCTTTCCAAGAAGCTCTGGACCGATCCGGAGTTCACTTATGACAAGATCTGGATGACACCGGAAAAGGATGAGAACACCACGCTCTATACCGACATGCGTGTAGAACGCATTGATCGTGATGAGAAAACCGTCACCACAGCCTCGGGGGAAGTGCACGGCTACGGCAGGCTGTTGCTGGCCACCGGCGGTGCGCCCGTGACGCTTGATGATCTACCTGCCGGTGATCGCGTGCTCTATTTTCGAACCGTGCGCGACTACGATCGCCTGCGCGAGCTCTCGGGCGGCCAGCGCCATATCGTGGTGGTCGGCGGCAGCTATATCGGCACCGAAATTGCCGCAGCGCTGGTGCAAAACGATACCCAGGTCACGCTGGTCTATCCCGAGGAAGTGCTGGGCGGCAAGATGTTTCCGCCGTCGCTGGCCAGTCGCTATCACCAGACCTATCTGGATCAAGGCGTCAAGCTGCTGGGCAGTCGCAGCGTCGAAGGTGGCCGGGTCAACGGCGATCACGTCACCCTGACACTGGATGATGACAGCACGCTGGAAGCCGACGCGGTGGTCTTCGGGCTGGGCGTGACGCCCAATGTCAAAATTGCAGAAAACGCCGGCCTTGATGTGGATGGCGGAGTGGTCGTCAACGAGCGGTTACAGACCACGGATGAGCATATCTTCGCTGCCGGCGACGTGGCCTGCTATCCGGACCGCATTCTGGGTCGCCGACGCATCGAACACGTCGATCACGCCAACCAGTCCGGGATCACTGTGGGTCATATCATGGCCGGCAGCGATGAGACCTACGACCACACGCCCTATTTCTACTCCACCGTGTTCGACATGGCCTACAAGGCCGTCGGCACACTCGACAGCTCACTCGAAACCATCGAGGACTGGGCCACACCTCAGGAGCAGGGCGTGGTGTATTACCTCGATAACGGCAGGGTTCAGGGGGTATTGCAGCTCAACATGGACCCGGACAAGCTCGATGAGGCCCGCCAGGTACTGGCCGATACCTCGGAGCAGAGTGAAGAGACGCTGATCGGGCGTATCGAGATCGATTGA